From Vallitalea longa, one genomic window encodes:
- a CDS encoding alpha-mannosidase, which produces MAFYSKQKDAHISSVIEKTYKAMYTKVADLNVVGWTTPEPVKFEDRYEGEKKELSLGQTWGQLWDCGWFHFTGKVPAICKGKKTVLLIDVNGEGCVYDDNGCPMRGITNVSSWFNFERGKPGKRVVQFLHEAEGNEKVDIWIETGCNDLFGNYSKEGTLEEASVAICNEEIRSLYYDFEVLYNLMNQLPEDDARHMSILYSLHEATKVLRDYNEEEAIKARKILKVELDKKGGDPSLSISAIGHAHIDLAWLWPIRETIRKGSRTFSTVLEMMERYPDYKFGASQPQLYFWMKEHYPALYEKIKESVKKDRWEVQGAMWVEPDTNISGGEALVRQVVYGKRFFRDEFDKDMKILWLPDVFGYTGALPQILKKSGVDYFMTIKLSWSEHNKFPYHTFNWKGIDGTKILTHMPPQGTYNSSATPKAIKNSEKDFMEKGISDRCLLLYGIGDGGGGPGAEHLERLDRMKNLNGLVPVEQEFALDFFHRIDKDCSKYNTWDGELYLEKHQGTLTSQAANKKCNRKMEIMLRELEFASMLASINNDYVYPQEEIEKIWKEVLLYQFHDILPGSSIKRVYDESVARYKILSEETRKMTEKAYSALAEKIGSDDIKNPYIIFNSLSWKRNEWINLDGEWKHISVPAMGYVVVDKGQSNVDQNGLVATDNTLENELIKVEFAADGTVSSIFDKENNREVIPEGMKGNKLSVYDDDGDAWDFNITYDQKSPVEFVLQSSKSYVDGPRAIIKQTYKYGESELVQDIVLTKDSRRIDFNTKVEWKERNKMLRTSIPVDVHTSEAVCDIQFGTINRPCHRNTSWDAAKHEICAHKWVDLSQRDYGVALMNDCKYGYKVMDNTIDLNLLRSSEFPGVNADYGTHNFTYSIYPHKGDHVTGEVAKEAYELNIPLNSMKGTKNDVELPQEKAFIQIDNENVIIEAIKKAEDDNSLIVRLYENSNSTSNAKIHFGFNVKSVQLVDIMEENPNDLSIDGGTVNLIFKPFEIHTLKVEI; this is translated from the coding sequence ATGGCGTTCTACAGTAAACAGAAAGACGCTCACATAAGTAGTGTTATAGAGAAAACTTATAAAGCAATGTATACAAAAGTAGCTGACTTAAATGTCGTTGGTTGGACAACACCGGAACCAGTTAAGTTTGAGGATAGGTATGAAGGTGAAAAGAAAGAACTATCCCTTGGTCAAACATGGGGACAACTATGGGATTGTGGTTGGTTCCATTTCACAGGAAAAGTACCTGCAATATGCAAAGGTAAAAAGACTGTCTTATTGATTGATGTCAATGGTGAGGGTTGCGTCTACGATGATAATGGTTGTCCCATGAGAGGTATAACCAATGTCAGTTCCTGGTTCAATTTTGAGAGAGGAAAGCCAGGAAAAAGAGTTGTGCAGTTTTTACACGAAGCTGAAGGAAATGAAAAAGTTGATATATGGATAGAAACAGGGTGTAATGATCTATTCGGTAATTACAGTAAAGAAGGAACTTTAGAAGAAGCTTCTGTCGCTATCTGTAATGAAGAAATTCGTAGTCTGTATTATGATTTTGAAGTATTATACAATTTGATGAATCAATTACCTGAAGATGATGCAAGGCACATGAGTATATTATATAGTTTACATGAAGCTACAAAAGTACTTAGAGACTATAACGAAGAAGAAGCTATAAAAGCTAGAAAGATACTGAAAGTAGAACTTGATAAAAAAGGTGGAGACCCATCACTGTCTATCAGTGCTATCGGTCATGCACACATAGATCTTGCATGGCTCTGGCCTATAAGAGAAACAATCCGTAAAGGTTCAAGAACTTTTTCCACAGTACTGGAAATGATGGAAAGATATCCAGACTATAAGTTTGGAGCTAGTCAACCTCAATTATATTTTTGGATGAAAGAACATTATCCAGCATTATATGAAAAAATAAAAGAAAGCGTTAAGAAAGATCGTTGGGAAGTTCAAGGCGCTATGTGGGTAGAACCAGATACTAATATCTCTGGCGGAGAAGCTCTTGTCAGACAAGTAGTATATGGAAAAAGATTTTTTAGAGATGAATTCGATAAAGATATGAAGATATTATGGCTTCCTGATGTATTTGGATATACGGGAGCATTACCTCAGATACTTAAAAAATCTGGTGTTGATTATTTTATGACTATTAAATTATCTTGGAGTGAGCATAATAAATTCCCTTATCATACATTTAATTGGAAAGGTATTGATGGAACGAAGATATTGACTCATATGCCTCCACAAGGTACATATAATAGTTCAGCAACGCCAAAAGCAATCAAGAATTCTGAAAAAGATTTTATGGAAAAAGGAATTAGTGATCGTTGTTTATTATTATATGGAATTGGAGATGGAGGAGGAGGTCCAGGAGCAGAACATTTAGAGAGACTTGATAGAATGAAAAACCTAAATGGACTTGTTCCCGTAGAACAAGAATTCGCTCTGGATTTCTTCCATAGAATAGATAAAGATTGTTCCAAGTACAACACTTGGGATGGTGAGTTGTATCTAGAAAAACATCAAGGTACATTGACATCACAAGCAGCTAACAAGAAATGTAATAGAAAAATGGAAATAATGCTAAGAGAATTAGAATTCGCATCAATGTTAGCAAGCATCAATAATGATTATGTTTATCCACAAGAAGAGATTGAAAAGATATGGAAAGAAGTGCTTCTATATCAATTCCATGATATTCTGCCAGGTTCATCAATCAAGCGTGTATATGATGAAAGTGTGGCAAGATATAAGATTCTATCTGAAGAAACAAGAAAAATGACTGAAAAGGCTTATTCAGCACTTGCAGAGAAGATTGGTTCAGACGATATTAAGAATCCTTATATCATTTTCAATTCCCTTTCATGGAAACGTAATGAATGGATCAATCTTGACGGTGAATGGAAACATATATCTGTTCCTGCTATGGGATATGTTGTAGTAGATAAAGGTCAAAGCAATGTAGACCAAAATGGTTTAGTGGCTACAGACAATACTCTTGAAAATGAATTAATAAAAGTAGAATTTGCAGCAGATGGAACAGTAAGTTCTATATTCGATAAAGAAAATAATAGAGAAGTGATACCAGAAGGTATGAAAGGCAATAAGCTTTCTGTTTATGACGATGATGGAGATGCCTGGGATTTCAATATCACTTATGATCAAAAATCACCAGTTGAATTTGTATTACAATCAAGCAAATCATATGTAGACGGACCTAGAGCTATTATCAAGCAAACCTATAAATACGGTGAATCAGAATTAGTACAAGATATTGTATTGACAAAAGACAGTCGTAGAATAGATTTTAATACTAAGGTTGAATGGAAAGAACGCAATAAAATGTTGAGAACATCCATACCAGTTGATGTACACACAAGTGAAGCTGTTTGTGACATTCAGTTTGGTACAATTAATCGTCCTTGCCATAGAAATACTAGCTGGGACGCTGCAAAACACGAAATATGTGCTCACAAATGGGTAGACCTGTCACAGAGAGACTATGGAGTTGCATTGATGAATGATTGTAAATACGGGTATAAAGTAATGGATAACACCATTGACCTGAATTTACTAAGAAGCTCCGAGTTTCCAGGTGTTAATGCTGATTATGGAACTCATAATTTCACATATTCAATTTATCCTCATAAGGGAGATCATGTTACAGGAGAAGTAGCTAAGGAAGCTTATGAATTGAATATTCCATTAAATAGCATGAAAGGCACTAAAAATGATGTTGAACTACCACAAGAGAAAGCATTTATTCAGATAGATAATGAAAATGTAATAATAGAAGCAATCAAAAAAGCAGAAGATGATAATAGTCTGATCGTCAGATTATACGAAAACAGTAATTCTACATCTAATGCGAAGATACATTTTGGCTTCAATGTCAAGTCAGTTCAATTAGTTGATATAATGGAAGAAAATCCAAATGATCTATCAATTGATGGAGGAACTGTAAACCTTATATTTAAACCTTTTGAGATTCATACATTAAAAGTTGAGATATAA
- a CDS encoding Crp/Fnr family transcriptional regulator — protein sequence MDNLSVLLQKCYLFKNKSLEEIDNLLSHIQYKIESFKENEVIFSPVRTADKIGMLLSGSVDIQKLFPSGKIVIIERKKSLDLIASDSIFSRIDFYPDAVSVSSPSTILFITKTDLLHLFDLDKDFMLNFLESVSNSTLVLKHKIGILSLNSIQEKIAGYLIYNNKIYDTYCITLPFSKLAWAEYMNVSRTSLSRELRNLELKGILSFKKRKIIIHDMKRLEKLLSL from the coding sequence ATGGATAATCTATCAGTATTACTTCAAAAATGTTATTTATTCAAGAACAAATCATTAGAAGAAATTGACAATCTACTTTCTCACATTCAATATAAAATCGAATCTTTCAAGGAAAACGAAGTCATATTTTCACCTGTTAGAACTGCAGACAAAATTGGTATGCTATTATCAGGAAGTGTGGATATTCAGAAGTTGTTTCCATCGGGAAAAATAGTTATTATTGAAAGAAAGAAAAGTTTGGACCTCATTGCTTCAGATTCTATTTTTTCTAGAATCGACTTCTATCCTGATGCAGTTTCGGTCAGTAGCCCTAGTACCATTTTATTTATAACCAAAACAGACCTCTTACATTTATTTGACTTGGATAAAGATTTCATGTTAAATTTCTTAGAATCAGTCTCCAATTCAACACTTGTACTTAAACACAAGATTGGTATTCTATCATTAAACTCTATTCAAGAGAAAATAGCAGGTTATTTGATTTACAATAACAAGATCTATGATACCTATTGCATAACACTGCCCTTTTCCAAATTGGCATGGGCTGAATATATGAATGTTTCTAGGACTTCTCTGTCAAGAGAATTGAGAAATCTAGAGCTGAAAGGTATTCTATCCTTTAAAAAGCGAAAAATAATTATACATGATATGAAAAGATTAGAAAAACTGTTATCTCTGTAA
- a CDS encoding AraC family transcriptional regulator has translation MKKEQYHQIADSLGQFINNKMTLRFCDRFDGRSSVWNFQKHSHNYFELIYFINGKAKITTDSEEVVMALYDMIVYPQGLMHQESLDVKYEHEVICIGVEFEGNPQMESSFHLPDRTGEIKWFLERIYEEKKMANNLHEELITSYIKSVFLLMRRYFLSYDPEISDVVLKTTLYIQENFKEDITMDSISQISCVSKSYLSRLFKKETGLTVMQYLNYYRIERSKSLIKFSKYNISEIGNMVGFNDPKYFSRMFKKIVGISPKNFEKQILEI, from the coding sequence ATGAAAAAAGAACAATATCATCAGATAGCAGATAGTTTAGGCCAATTCATTAATAATAAAATGACTTTAAGATTTTGTGATCGCTTTGATGGAAGAAGTTCGGTATGGAATTTTCAGAAGCATTCCCATAATTATTTTGAGTTGATATATTTTATTAATGGAAAAGCAAAAATTACAACTGACAGTGAAGAAGTTGTAATGGCATTATATGATATGATAGTATATCCGCAGGGATTAATGCATCAGGAGAGTCTGGATGTGAAGTATGAACATGAAGTCATATGTATAGGAGTTGAATTCGAGGGTAATCCTCAAATGGAAAGCTCTTTCCACTTACCAGATAGGACAGGAGAAATCAAATGGTTTCTTGAAAGAATCTACGAAGAAAAGAAAATGGCTAATAATCTTCATGAAGAATTAATAACATCATATATCAAATCGGTATTTTTATTGATGAGACGGTACTTTCTAAGTTATGATCCTGAAATAAGTGATGTGGTTTTGAAAACTACACTTTATATTCAAGAAAATTTCAAAGAAGATATAACCATGGATAGCATTTCACAGATATCATGTGTAAGTAAGTCATATCTATCAAGGTTATTCAAAAAAGAAACGGGTCTTACAGTTATGCAATATCTAAATTATTATAGAATTGAAAGGTCAAAAAGTTTAATTAAATTTTCCAAATATAATATTAGTGAGATTGGTAATATGGTTGGATTCAATGATCCTAAATATTTTTCTAGAATGTTTAAAAAAATAGTTGGTATTTCTCCTAAGAATTTTGAGAAACAGATTCTTGAGATATAG
- a CDS encoding PQQ-binding-like beta-propeller repeat protein: MNNFVKCNDSEIDKIREEIKTVKTNKENYQIRAFLMKLWVCMLQQQGANMEEYLHIDEGLRSLSPWNCLPSEGTEMILTEEQEKQFFSIVDEGYEILDNIQNNLPAYQPDMTKIPFESGPKEDIEWALYHGNVHHTGHTGAHGPSEGELNFRIPVGLGWESHPVVEDGVIYVSSPGMRNILYGYDINSGKEVFRANQSTKIMMDQLYWTPCNSSTPKIIDDYILIRDMGSRGNSGETKYISFINKKTGNIDRKIEASHIDYRYGYAQFDANEEFVVYPHGIHDIEDTPPVNQPFNTIVCKEFKTGDERWSFNIGATFSEPLIYKDVVIATTRARYVYALKLDGNYSPASAERIKWQFKACGEVNRQVTACDGRIVFGDNKGYVYCLDAKDGSLIWRYETDDRRENVFRYFGNPLVEDGKVYIPCANSKLYCLDLSKGELIYSVKGEDWLRSKPVIIDSNVYFTDVSGNLYCADGNGNILFVKKISTHPIYGDLTKYEDKVLINDSSLYMHVYDKDGNKVFKQSLIGCFQSEDGSRILTEQIAGGAYYQSKPTAADGKLFFGTPSRFLFAVDAESGETIWKNEIGGAISASPVYYNGKIYVGQQGGEDEYYCYDAKTGDLIWTQSIGWVWGSCNADEGRIYIPAIDGFVNCLDADTGYIIWRYRTERSTCTEPVIDGEFVYFGGWDRYLYAFNKISGKLIWKFQLSGGSDSGAPVAFEGKIYLPIGGDKFRCLDGKTGEVLWEFGKPEMIFNITAAYHDGKVFLSAWHGLGLGGICLIAMIYCLDANTGEIIWKHEGGGLAGPVIGADRKVYFGSVSTPYIYCVDEDGNGDGTTTCYWRFKMENKIEEPTPCIYRNKLYVLSSDGYVYSIK; encoded by the coding sequence ATGAACAACTTTGTAAAATGTAATGATAGCGAAATAGATAAGATTAGAGAAGAAATAAAAACAGTAAAAACCAATAAAGAGAATTATCAGATAAGAGCATTCCTTATGAAGCTATGGGTATGCATGCTTCAACAACAAGGTGCTAATATGGAAGAATATCTGCATATCGACGAAGGTCTAAGATCACTTTCACCATGGAACTGTTTACCTTCTGAGGGAACAGAAATGATATTGACTGAAGAACAAGAAAAACAATTTTTCTCAATAGTAGATGAAGGATATGAAATACTGGATAATATACAAAACAATCTACCTGCGTATCAACCAGACATGACCAAGATACCATTTGAAAGTGGACCAAAAGAAGATATCGAATGGGCATTATATCATGGTAATGTACATCATACTGGTCATACTGGTGCTCATGGACCATCTGAAGGAGAACTGAATTTCAGAATTCCAGTTGGTTTGGGTTGGGAGTCACACCCAGTAGTAGAAGACGGAGTAATCTATGTATCTTCACCTGGTATGAGAAATATTTTATATGGTTATGATATCAATTCAGGAAAAGAAGTATTCAGAGCTAATCAGAGCACTAAAATAATGATGGACCAATTATATTGGACTCCTTGTAATTCATCAACTCCTAAGATTATCGATGACTATATATTGATAAGAGATATGGGAAGTAGAGGTAATTCAGGAGAAACGAAATATATAAGTTTCATAAATAAAAAAACTGGTAATATCGACAGAAAAATAGAAGCCAGTCATATAGATTATAGATATGGTTATGCACAATTTGATGCCAATGAAGAATTTGTCGTATATCCTCACGGTATTCATGATATTGAAGATACACCTCCAGTTAATCAACCTTTTAATACAATTGTTTGTAAGGAATTCAAGACTGGTGATGAAAGATGGTCATTCAATATCGGGGCTACTTTTTCAGAACCATTAATATATAAAGATGTAGTTATCGCTACTACAAGAGCAAGATACGTATATGCATTAAAATTAGATGGAAATTATTCACCAGCATCAGCAGAAAGAATCAAATGGCAATTCAAAGCATGTGGAGAAGTCAATAGACAGGTAACTGCATGTGATGGTAGAATCGTATTCGGAGATAACAAGGGATATGTTTATTGCTTAGATGCAAAGGACGGTTCTTTAATCTGGAGATATGAGACTGATGATAGAAGAGAAAATGTCTTCAGATATTTCGGCAATCCATTGGTTGAAGATGGAAAGGTTTATATACCTTGTGCCAACAGTAAGTTGTACTGCCTTGATTTATCAAAAGGTGAATTGATATATAGTGTAAAAGGTGAAGATTGGCTCAGATCAAAACCAGTCATCATTGATTCTAACGTATACTTCACTGATGTTTCAGGTAACTTGTACTGTGCAGATGGGAATGGAAATATATTGTTTGTAAAAAAAATAAGTACTCATCCAATCTATGGTGATTTGACTAAATATGAAGATAAAGTACTTATTAATGATTCTAGCTTATATATGCATGTATATGATAAAGATGGAAATAAAGTATTCAAGCAAAGCTTAATCGGTTGCTTCCAATCAGAAGATGGTAGCCGCATTCTAACAGAACAAATTGCTGGAGGAGCATATTATCAATCCAAGCCAACAGCAGCTGATGGTAAGCTATTCTTTGGAACACCTTCTAGATTCTTATTTGCAGTAGATGCAGAATCAGGAGAAACAATCTGGAAGAATGAAATAGGTGGAGCTATATCAGCAAGTCCTGTTTACTATAATGGAAAAATATATGTTGGACAGCAAGGTGGAGAAGATGAATACTATTGCTATGATGCCAAAACAGGAGATTTAATCTGGACTCAATCAATTGGTTGGGTATGGGGATCATGTAATGCAGATGAAGGAAGAATATATATTCCAGCAATAGATGGTTTTGTTAACTGTCTGGATGCAGATACCGGATATATTATATGGAGATACAGAACAGAGAGATCTACTTGTACAGAGCCGGTTATTGATGGTGAATTCGTATACTTCGGTGGTTGGGACCGTTACTTATACGCATTCAATAAAATTAGTGGTAAACTAATATGGAAATTCCAATTAAGTGGAGGTTCCGATTCTGGTGCACCTGTTGCATTTGAAGGTAAGATATATCTTCCTATAGGTGGAGACAAATTCAGATGCCTAGATGGAAAAACAGGTGAAGTGTTATGGGAATTCGGTAAGCCCGAAATGATATTTAATATTACAGCAGCATATCATGACGGTAAAGTATTCTTATCCGCATGGCATGGTCTAGGACTTGGCGGAATATGTTTGATTGCAATGATATATTGCTTGGATGCCAATACAGGTGAAATAATATGGAAACATGAAGGTGGAGGTTTGGCTGGTCCTGTTATAGGAGCAGATAGAAAAGTATATTTTGGATCTGTTTCAACACCATATATCTATTGTGTGGATGAAGACGGTAATGGAGATGGAACAACAACATGTTACTGGAGATTCAAGATGGAGAACAAGATAGAAGAGCCAACACCATGTATATATAGAAATAAATTATATGTATTGAGTTCAGATGGATATGTGTATTCCATAAAATAG
- a CDS encoding carbohydrate ABC transporter permease, which translates to MFKKKFTKKMVRENIVAYTFLLPGLLLFLTVGLYSVIFSIRMSFYNWSGVDFSTARFEGLNNFKNILFGRNPQQTIDFRNAIFNNFKIAFFSIIVILPLALIIAVMIQRTKKGGGVLRTIYFIPMVASGAAIYYAWQGLYASDGVLNSFLSKIGLDFFVVRDGILGNPKTALIGVIIVVIWTSLPSTMILYYAGLSNISESIYEAANIDGASKFTVMWKITWPLLKPMTVVALINALNASFQMFDNIFILTGGGPAKSTDVSGTLLYTTAFRDSQYGNASAMGWTVFILTLILSLISLKRMKTDY; encoded by the coding sequence GTGTTTAAGAAAAAGTTTACAAAGAAAATGGTCAGAGAAAATATTGTTGCATATACTTTTCTATTACCTGGTTTATTATTGTTTCTTACAGTAGGGCTGTACAGTGTAATTTTTTCAATCAGAATGAGTTTCTATAATTGGTCAGGAGTGGATTTCAGTACAGCGAGATTTGAAGGATTAAACAATTTCAAGAATATATTATTTGGAAGGAATCCTCAACAGACAATAGATTTTAGGAATGCTATATTTAATAATTTTAAAATAGCCTTTTTTAGTATAATCGTAATATTACCTTTAGCTCTAATTATTGCAGTTATGATACAAAGAACTAAAAAAGGAGGAGGAGTTCTAAGAACTATATATTTCATTCCTATGGTTGCATCAGGAGCTGCGATCTATTATGCGTGGCAAGGGCTATACGCTTCTGATGGAGTACTTAATAGTTTCCTTTCTAAGATTGGATTGGATTTTTTTGTGGTTAGAGATGGTATTTTAGGTAATCCCAAAACAGCATTGATAGGTGTAATAATAGTAGTTATCTGGACCTCATTACCAAGTACCATGATACTGTATTATGCTGGTCTTTCCAATATTAGTGAAAGTATTTATGAAGCAGCCAATATTGACGGAGCATCAAAATTCACTGTTATGTGGAAGATAACATGGCCATTATTGAAACCTATGACAGTAGTTGCGTTAATAAATGCACTTAACGCGTCATTCCAGATGTTCGATAATATATTTATTCTTACAGGTGGTGGACCTGCTAAAAGTACAGATGTAAGTGGTACCTTGCTCTATACTACAGCTTTTAGGGATTCACAGTATGGTAATGCCAGTGCTATGGGTTGGACGGTATTCATATTGACTCTTATATTATCACTCATAAGCCTAAAACGCATGAAAACTGATTATTAG
- a CDS encoding ABC transporter substrate-binding protein: MFRKRFISFVLVGILMGMVFLTGCGSNDNKGNDDTANKETKELTMWTWKVAYIPGFENVAKEYEEKTGIKVNIESFTPDDTYRQKLLAAANGGTLPDVVHIWASAGQGVENALVDLAPKVDSFENEFKSNAFDIITVKEEQVNGWQNDKNASEVLKSLKAGETYGIPLDMGGFFTFYGNKEIMEKAGLEVKAPETWEEFISIMETIKEKTGVAPLAYSGKIPDIWYSFAGCALEVMLNGEEGYQGLLTRTEKFSDPQHLKVLQAFEQLVEKDLLLPGVLTMDIDTADQQFAAGKAAFDLGGSFTMSTLLAMGMNEEDIFTFTVPAIEGSKYPEWTMNPFTLTMLSVSNQSDKQEEALDFIKFMSSKEGAILFANNGFSIPATDLGSDIEKLDPALRNIAESFTDEPAPLSRVPAYPDNFWNHAEWRVHDTMIQKIVAGEATAEEAAKAIDDAAAAEEAAGNK, encoded by the coding sequence ATGTTTAGAAAAAGATTTATATCATTCGTATTAGTAGGAATTCTCATGGGAATGGTTTTCCTTACAGGATGTGGTTCAAACGATAATAAAGGAAACGATGATACAGCGAACAAAGAAACAAAAGAATTAACAATGTGGACATGGAAAGTTGCATACATTCCTGGATTTGAAAATGTTGCAAAAGAATATGAAGAAAAAACTGGTATCAAAGTTAATATTGAAAGCTTTACACCAGACGATACTTATAGACAAAAATTATTAGCTGCAGCTAATGGTGGTACTTTACCAGATGTTGTACACATATGGGCATCAGCAGGACAAGGAGTAGAGAACGCTCTAGTAGACCTTGCACCAAAAGTTGATTCATTCGAAAATGAATTCAAGAGCAACGCTTTTGATATTATAACTGTTAAAGAAGAACAGGTTAATGGATGGCAAAATGATAAAAACGCAAGTGAAGTTCTTAAAAGCTTAAAAGCTGGAGAAACTTACGGAATACCTCTTGACATGGGTGGATTCTTCACTTTCTACGGTAATAAAGAGATTATGGAAAAAGCTGGTTTAGAAGTGAAAGCTCCTGAAACTTGGGAAGAATTTATATCTATAATGGAAACAATCAAAGAAAAAACTGGTGTTGCACCATTAGCATATTCAGGTAAAATACCTGATATCTGGTATTCATTTGCTGGTTGTGCTCTTGAAGTAATGTTAAATGGTGAAGAAGGTTATCAAGGTTTACTTACAAGAACAGAGAAATTCAGTGATCCTCAACACTTAAAAGTACTTCAAGCATTTGAACAATTAGTTGAAAAAGATTTATTACTTCCTGGTGTATTAACTATGGATATTGATACAGCAGATCAACAATTTGCAGCTGGAAAAGCAGCATTCGATTTAGGTGGATCATTCACAATGTCAACATTACTTGCAATGGGAATGAATGAAGAAGATATATTTACATTCACTGTACCTGCAATTGAAGGTTCTAAATATCCAGAGTGGACTATGAACCCATTTACTTTAACAATGTTATCTGTTAGTAATCAATCAGACAAACAAGAAGAAGCATTAGATTTCATTAAATTCATGTCATCTAAAGAAGGCGCTATTCTATTTGCTAATAACGGATTCTCAATACCTGCTACAGATCTTGGTAGTGATATTGAGAAACTTGACCCAGCTCTAAGAAATATAGCTGAATCATTTACAGATGAACCTGCACCACTTTCAAGAGTTCCTGCATATCCTGATAATTTCTGGAATCATGCTGAATGGAGAGTACATGATACTATGATTCAGAAGATTGTTGCAGGTGAAGCTACTGCTGAAGAAGCGGCAAAAGCTATTGATGATGCAGCAGCAGCTGAGGAAGCAGCAGGAAATAAATAG
- a CDS encoding carbohydrate ABC transporter permease — translation MKRKLLTGIKYLFLLLYALTCLYPFMWMLGTSLKTQQESLLDPISLFPKGGFQWHNYIDVWGKMDFFKYFMNSVIISLGVVIGVVIIYSMVGFALARLNFVGKKVIFFMYISLILVPGITVLIPLYINMTNLGLDNSYLGVILPLINGGAPFAVFLFTNYFKSVPKSLYEAAIIDGCNPFQIYRKIYFPLSMPAIGTIAVMNFIASWNGILWPMIIINNKNMFTLPMAIMYLDQSAFKQWNVLMAGSMFSVIPVIIIFIFLQKFYIQGLTSGSVKG, via the coding sequence ATGAAAAGAAAACTTTTGACAGGTATTAAATATTTATTTTTGTTACTTTACGCATTGACATGTTTATATCCTTTTATGTGGATGCTAGGTACTTCCTTAAAAACTCAACAGGAGTCATTACTTGATCCTATAAGCCTATTTCCTAAAGGTGGATTCCAATGGCATAATTATATAGATGTATGGGGAAAGATGGATTTCTTCAAGTACTTTATGAATAGTGTCATTATAAGTTTAGGAGTAGTTATTGGTGTTGTTATCATATATAGTATGGTAGGATTTGCGTTAGCCAGATTGAACTTTGTTGGTAAAAAAGTTATATTCTTTATGTATATATCTTTGATTCTAGTTCCTGGTATAACTGTATTGATTCCACTTTATATCAATATGACTAATTTAGGATTGGACAATAGTTACTTAGGAGTAATTTTACCGTTGATTAATGGTGGCGCTCCTTTTGCAGTATTCTTATTTACTAATTATTTCAAGTCCGTACCAAAATCGCTTTACGAAGCAGCTATTATAGATGGTTGTAATCCTTTCCAGATATATAGAAAAATATATTTTCCTTTGTCAATGCCAGCGATTGGAACTATTGCTGTTATGAACTTTATAGCATCTTGGAATGGAATACTTTGGCCAATGATCATTATAAACAATAAGAATATGTTTACATTACCAATGGCTATCATGTATCTGGATCAATCTGCATTTAAGCAATGGAATGTACTTATGGCAGGTTCAATGTTCTCTGTTATACCTGTAATCATAATCTTCATATTCTTACAGAAGTTCTATATACAAGGCTTGACATCAGGTTCTGTTAAAGGATAA
- a CDS encoding class I SAM-dependent methyltransferase — MQNNDLCKSKDSFKHNPMHSSRTRGPSSYFLYNQDIIFDELKIKKGYRLLDLGCGAGDYSIQASKLVGDSGMVYSLDKWKQIIDRVEKEVNKQGLMNVKTLVSNIEEEIPIDDDCIDICLISTVLHAIGLNECKDILFNEIHRVLKRDGRIAIIEIKKTDTPFGPPMMNRWSPEELEEVMKPYGFRKISYLDLGYSYMIQLGI; from the coding sequence ATGCAAAACAATGATTTATGCAAAAGCAAAGATTCATTCAAACATAATCCAATGCACAGTAGCCGAACAAGAGGTCCTAGCAGTTATTTCTTGTATAATCAAGACATAATTTTTGATGAACTGAAAATCAAGAAAGGTTATAGGCTTCTGGATTTAGGATGTGGAGCAGGTGATTACAGTATTCAGGCATCTAAATTGGTAGGTGACTCTGGTATGGTCTATTCATTAGACAAGTGGAAGCAGATAATTGATAGGGTTGAAAAAGAAGTGAATAAACAAGGATTGATGAATGTTAAGACATTAGTATCCAATATTGAAGAAGAGATACCTATTGATGATGATTGTATTGATATCTGCTTAATATCTACAGTTCTTCATGCAATTGGTCTTAATGAATGCAAAGATATTCTATTTAATGAAATTCATCGTGTTCTGAAGCGTGATGGACGAATAGCAATCATTGAAATCAAGAAGACTGACACACCCTTTGGTCCACCCATGATGAATCGTTGGTCTCCAGAGGAATTGGAAGAAGTTATGAAACCTTACGGTTTTAGGAAAATCAGTTATTTGGATTTGGGTTATAGTTACATGATTCAATTGGGTATCTAA